Proteins co-encoded in one Pararge aegeria chromosome 19, ilParAegt1.1, whole genome shotgun sequence genomic window:
- the LOC120631965 gene encoding 5'-3' exoribonuclease 2 homolog — MGVPAFFRWLSRKYPSVIVECIEQRPTDVDGQLVYIDSSLPNPNGIEFDNLYLDMNGIIHPCTHPEDKPPPKDEDEMMVAIFECIDRLFRIVRPRKLLYMAIDGVAPRAKMNQQRSRRFRASKETQEKIEEVARIRSELQAKGAYLPPERPKEAHFDSNCITPGTPFMDRLSKCLHYYIHDRLNSDPGWKGVKVILSDANVPGEGEHKIMDYIRRQRAQPDHDPNTQHVLCGADADLIMLGLATHEPNFTIIREEFKPNKPRPCDVCGQLGHEMKECTGTTPDASLVRSDPAFGNQDSFIFVRLTVLREYLEKELQMPNLPFDYDFERALDDWVFMCFFVGNDFLPHLPSLEIREGAVDRLVNLYKKCVYKTKGWITDSGDVNLDRVQVIMDELGRVEDEIFRRRHQNEVSFKAREKAKKQQKVNFGLLDKTQFAPQRLGAAARPVDNPRQEAANIRLAGMQAVTANEQADNRSRKRSAAEAGLDDDDDEKHDEVRLWEEGFKERYYESKFEVARDNLEFRYRVALQYVRGLCWVLRYYYQGCASWKWYFPYHYAPFASDFVNVQGLSTQFEKGTIPFRPLEQLMGVFPAASSQHVPQPWAKLMSDPFSPIIDFYPTDFKIDLNGKKFAWQGVALLPFVDESRLFKALEPYYKDLTQAEIYRNIKGHDRLYVAPANKGYEFLLALYQEAGPALRKLIDDEQRYPFRCEGVRGDVMLCKDDVCIGGQLASPVVGLAPVLGNQVLCVRYQDPQYPDDFVFPSRRLHGATEPPRVLKPGNLSQQENRNWRPQIGMVRSNTVASLEAAGHRMLGHQLSRSGAYSNVPPPQQLQHNRSQSFGPHRSGYVAHQGQGYGNQGHNRNHQPSDRYGSNQERYGSNQERYGSNQDRYGSNQDRYGSNQGRYGSNQDRSQNQGYQSQNRSYQGQGSNQGYHQNKYQRNDQGRDSQGNQGYNQRPNSGSNNRHQGNSSWR; from the exons atggGTGTACCAGCATTCTTTCGCTGGCTTAGCCGCAAATATCCGAGCGTTATAGTCGAGTGTATTGAACAGAGG cCAACCGACGTAGACGGTCAGCTTGTGTACATCGATTCTTCTCTACCAAATCCTAATGGGATAGAATTTGACAACCTATACTTGGATATGAATGGCATCATTCATCCTTGCACGCATCCTGAAGATAAACCGCCTCCCAAGGATGAGGATGAGATGATGGTAGCTATCTTTGAGTGCATTGACAGACTGTTCCGCATTGTAAGGCCTAGAAAACTGTTGTACATGGCTATTGATGGAGTT GCCCCTAGGGCAAAAATGAACCAACAAAGGTCCCGAAGATTCAGGGCATCCAAGGAGACACAGGAAAAGATTGAGGAAGTGGCTCGCATTAGATCTGAACTGCAAGCTAAAGGTGCCTACTTGCCTCCAGAGAGGCCTAAGGAGGCTCACTTTGACTCAAACTGTATCACACCTGGTACACCTTTTATGGATCGCTTGAGCAAATGCctacattattatattcatgaCAG GTTAAACAGTGATCCAGGCTGGAAAGGAGTTAAGGTGATTCTTTCAGATGCAAATGTACCGGGTGAAGGAGAACACAAGATTATGGATTATATTAGGAGGCAGAGAG ctCAACCAGACCACGATCCAAACACCCAGCATGTGCTATGCGGTGCGGACGCTGATCTCATAATGCTGGGGCTGGCAACACACGAGCCCAACTTCACAATCATAAGGGAGGAGTTCAAGCCCAACAAGCCAAGGCCATGTGACGTTTGTGGCCAACTAG GTCACGAGATGAAAGAGTGTACGGGCACAACACCCGACGCGTCCCTCGTGCGGTCGGACCCAGCTTTCGGAAACCAGGACAGTTTCATCTTTGTGCGGTTGACTGTTTTGAGGGAGTATCTTGAAAAG GAGCTACAAATGCCCAACCTGCCCTTCGATTACGATTTCGAGCGCGCCCTGGACGACTGGGTGTTCATGTGCTTCTTCGTGGGCAACGACTTCTTGCCGCATCTGCCCAGCCTGGAGATCAGGGAGGGGGCCGTGGACCGCCTCGTCAACTTGTACAAGAAGTGCGTCTACAAGACTAAA GGTTGGATCACAGACTCCGGTGACGTGAATCTCGACAGAGTTCAAGTTATAATGGATGAGCTGGGCAGGGTGGAAGACGAGATCTTCAGGAGACGCCACCAGAATGAGGTCAGCTTCAAAGCGAGAGAGAAAGCAAAGAAGCAACAGAAGGTCAACTTCGGACTGTTGGACAAGACACAGTTTGCACCTCAG CGACTGGGCGCAGCTGCAAGACCAGTAGACAACCCTCGACAGGAAGCAGCCAACATTCGCCTGGCCGGAATGCAGGCCGTGACCGCG AACGAGCAAGCGGACAACCGCAGTCGGAAGCGCTCGGCTGCCGAGGCGGGTCTAGATGACGACGACGATGAGAAGCACGACGAGGTGCGTCTCTGGGAGGAGGGCTTCAAGGAGCGCTACTATGAGAGCAAGTTCGAAGTCGCCCGGGACAATCTGGAATTCAG GTACCGCGTGGCGCTGCAGTACGTGCGCGGGCTGTGCTGGGTGCTGCGCTACTACTACCAGGGCTGCGCCAGCTGGAAGTGGTACTTCCCCTACCACTACGCGCCCTTCGCCTCCGACTTCGTCAACGTGCAGGGCCTGTCCACTCAGTTCGAAAAGGGCACAATACCT TTTCGTCCACTGGAGCAACTGATGGGCGTGTTCCCGGCCGCCAGCTCGCAGCACGTGCCGCAGCCGTGGGCCAAGCTCATGAGCGACCCG TTTTCCCCCATAATCGACTTCTACCCGACGGACTTCAAGATCGATCTGAACGGCAAGAAGTTCGCGTGGCAAGGCGTCGCCCTGCTGCCCTTCGTGGACGAGTCACGCCTGTTCAAAGCCCTCGAACCTTACTATAAGGACTTGACGCAGGCAGAGA TATACCGCAACATCAAGGGGCACGACCGCCTGTACGTGGCGCCGGCCAACAAGGGCTACGAGTTCCTGCTGGCGCTGTACCAGGAGGCGGGGCCGGCGCTGCGCAAACTCATCGACGACGAGCAGCGATACCCCTTCCGCTGCGAGGGCGTGCGCGGTGACGTCATGCTCTGCAAGGACGACGTGTGCATCGGCGG GCAACTAGCGTCACCGGTTGTCGGCTTGGCGCCAGTGCTGGGCAACCAGGTGCTGTGCGTGCGCTACCAGGACCCTCAGTACCCGGACGACTTCGTGTTCCCGTCGCGAAGACTGCACGGCGCCACCGAGCCCCCTCGGGTGTTGAAGCCCGGCAACCTCTCGCAACAGGAGAACAGGAATTGGAGACCGCAGATCG GTATGGTCCGGTCCAACACGGTTGCGTCGCTGGAGGCAGCCGGCCACCGCATGTTGGGGCACCAGCTGTCCCGCTCGGGGGCCTACTCCAACGTTCCGCCGCCGCAGCAGTTGCAGCACA ATCGATCCCAATCCTTCGGCCCGCACCGCAGCGGGTACGTTGCCCACCAGGGCCAGGGTTACGGCAACCAAGGTCACAATCGCAACCACCAACCATCCGACAGATACGGCTCGAACCAAGAAAGGTACGGCTCTAACCAAGAACGATACGGCTCCAACCAAGATAGATACGGCTCAAACCAAGATAGATACGGTTCAAACCAAGGCAGGTACGGTTCGAATCAAGACAGGTCTCAAAACCAGGGTTACCAAAGTCAGAACAGGTCATACCAGGGTCAAGGGTCGAACCAAGGATACCATCAGAACAAGTACCAGCGAAATGATCAAGGCAGGGATAGCCAAGGTAACCAAGGGTACAATCAAAGACCCAACTCCGGCTCTAACAATAGACATCAAGGTAATTCGTCATGGCGTTGA
- the LOC120632197 gene encoding uncharacterized protein LOC120632197: MYEKLYIKEELVIMPLGKKILKEEALPTIQHKFIPVFEHEFLTSTVDELKIPSLHSNNNGDEELFLVQENNIEPQTILVNDVPDNLIDDGVQREQDLIEPPFSQHACKDSKNLQQIEAPKLPPFWLYIPEPNGFVFMRMDPTTQQIKIRLRLNKDTSITVLFPNNDELPLNENIYIWRFF, translated from the exons atgtacgaGAAACTGTACATAAAAGAAGAGCTCGTAATTATGcctttaggaaaaaaaatactaaaagaagAAGCTTTACCAACGATCCAGCATAAGTTTATTCCGGTATTTGAACATGAGTTTTTAACAAGTACTGTAGATGAACTAAAAATACCAAGCTTACATTCGAATAACAATGGAGACGAAGAGCTATTTCTAGTGCAAGAAAATAACATCGAGCCCCAGACAATATTAGTAAATGATGTTCCTGATAATCTAATAGATGATGGTGTTCAAAGGGAGCAAGACTTGATAGAACCACCTTTCAGTCAACACGCCTGTAAGGATTCGAAGAATCTACAACAAATCGAAGCTCCAAAATTGCCACCGTTTTGGTTGTATATACCCGAGCCCAATGGATTTGTATTTATGCGAATGGATCCAACAACTCAGCAGATCAAAATTCGGTTACGCTTAAACAAGGATACATCTATTACT gttctTTTTCCTAACAATGACGAACTGCCTCTaaacgaaaatatttatatttggcgcttcttttaa